One Fundidesulfovibrio terrae genomic window carries:
- a CDS encoding PqqD family protein: protein MGRERSLAMLPARSKLVREEILDGGVVRLTYLSAYKPWFAGLARRMGAWDGRPLERKLDLDELGTFCWNLIDGARPVKDMAEVLAEKYGLPAREAELSVAAFLRELGKRGIIGFREDES, encoded by the coding sequence ATGGGCCGCGAACGCAGCTTGGCCATGCTCCCGGCCCGCAGCAAGCTCGTGCGCGAGGAGATCCTTGACGGCGGCGTGGTGCGCCTGACCTACCTGTCGGCCTACAAGCCGTGGTTCGCGGGGTTGGCTCGGCGCATGGGGGCCTGGGACGGCAGGCCGCTGGAGAGAAAGCTTGATCTGGACGAACTGGGCACGTTCTGCTGGAACCTGATAGACGGCGCGCGCCCGGTAAAGGACATGGCGGAGGTGCTGGCGGAGAAATACGGCCTGCCCGCCCGCGAGGCCGAACTCTCGGTGGCGGCGTTTCTGAGGGAACTGGGGAAGAGGGGGATTATAGGGTTTAGGGAGGACGAGAGCTAA
- a CDS encoding purine-nucleoside phosphorylase — MQNAETASRATDWLRNALPGGFRPKAAVILGTGLGQADWNLTGETVIAYRDIPGFPRSTVPGHAGSLAAGVLSGTQVLVWRGRFHLYEGYTPAEVCMGVRASALLGAKVLVATNAAGALNPLHSPGELLAISDHVNLTGESPLAGPNVDAWGPRFPDMSRVYSPRLLEIADENAMKLGIRLEKGVYAGVRGPQLETPAETRMLRMLGADAVGMSTVMEVIAAKHMGMEVLGLSCLVNKNLPDCMAEVTLEEVLEVAGKAGEKLGRLVAAVIRDL, encoded by the coding sequence ATGCAAAACGCCGAAACGGCCAGCCGGGCCACGGACTGGCTCAGAAACGCCCTGCCCGGCGGCTTTCGCCCCAAAGCGGCCGTGATTCTCGGCACGGGGCTCGGGCAGGCGGACTGGAACCTGACTGGCGAAACCGTGATCGCCTACAGGGACATCCCGGGATTTCCGCGCTCCACGGTGCCGGGGCATGCCGGGAGCCTTGCGGCGGGCGTCCTGTCCGGGACGCAGGTCCTGGTCTGGCGAGGCCGTTTCCACCTCTACGAGGGCTACACCCCGGCGGAGGTCTGCATGGGAGTGCGGGCTTCGGCGCTTCTGGGCGCGAAGGTCCTCGTGGCCACCAACGCGGCCGGAGCGCTCAACCCGCTCCACAGCCCTGGAGAACTACTGGCCATATCGGACCATGTCAATCTCACCGGCGAAAGTCCGCTCGCGGGACCCAATGTGGACGCCTGGGGGCCCCGTTTTCCGGACATGAGCCGGGTTTATTCGCCGCGTTTGCTGGAAATCGCGGACGAAAACGCCATGAAGCTGGGCATCCGGCTGGAGAAAGGCGTGTATGCGGGTGTGCGGGGGCCGCAGTTGGAGACGCCCGCGGAGACGCGGATGCTTCGGATGCTGGGCGCGGACGCAGTGGGGATGTCCACGGTGATGGAGGTCATCGCGGCTAAGCACATGGGGATGGAGGTACTGGGGCTCTCCTGCCTGGTGAACAAGAACCTGCCGGACTGCATGGCCGAGGTGACGCTGGAGGAAGTGCTGGAAGTCGCGGGGAAGGCCGGAGAGAAACTGGGACGGCTGGTTGCGGCGGTCATTCGCGATTTATAG
- a CDS encoding motility protein A: MDFATLLGLVTGIGLIITAILIDGSLLQYMDGPGAMIVFGGTLAAICVSHPVEEVIQAFNAGFKIFASRKVTAQEVVNVMVRIAEISRREGLLALENIRTDNVVLKKACKLIADNAGPQLIQDTLRIEIHSLKRRHQIGETVFRSLGTFAPAFGLIGTLIGLVQMLARLNNPKALGGAMAIALLATFYGALSANLLFLPVAGKLRARTQQEVLNLEIIFEGARCILQNNNPLLVRDKLMSFVPPKERTVGR; this comes from the coding sequence ATGGATTTCGCGACTCTGCTCGGGCTTGTCACAGGCATCGGCCTGATCATCACCGCCATCCTGATCGATGGATCGCTCCTGCAATACATGGACGGCCCGGGCGCCATGATCGTCTTCGGCGGCACGCTTGCGGCCATCTGCGTCAGCCACCCGGTGGAAGAGGTGATACAGGCCTTCAACGCGGGCTTCAAGATATTCGCATCCCGCAAGGTCACGGCCCAGGAAGTGGTGAACGTGATGGTGCGCATTGCCGAGATATCGCGGAGGGAGGGCCTGCTCGCCCTGGAGAACATCCGCACCGACAACGTGGTGCTCAAAAAGGCCTGCAAGCTCATCGCCGACAACGCAGGCCCCCAGCTCATCCAAGACACCCTGCGCATCGAAATCCACTCCCTCAAGCGCCGCCACCAGATCGGCGAGACCGTTTTCCGGTCCCTTGGCACCTTCGCCCCCGCCTTCGGGCTCATCGGCACGCTCATCGGCCTGGTGCAGATGCTGGCGCGCTTAAATAACCCCAAGGCCCTGGGCGGGGCCATGGCCATCGCCCTGCTGGCAACCTTCTACGGGGCGCTCTCGGCCAACCTGCTGTTCCTGCCGGTGGCGGGCAAGCTTCGGGCGCGCACCCAGCAGGAGGTGCTCAACCTGGAGATCATCTTCGAGGGCGCGCGCTGCATTCTGCAGAACAACAACCCCCTTTTGGTGCGCGACAAGCTCATGAGCTTCGTCCCGCCCAAGGAGCGCACGGTTGGACGCTAG
- a CDS encoding OmpA/MotB family protein produces MDASQDAVGEELDAPPAGPPMVWLISLADLSMLMMSFFIFLFSLSTNNPDGVTETLESVRDRLRTESAVPKTPGAPSNKKIMEQVSMREQLILRQRQTHEDLTAYFLGRGESIMRTKLDGPRLTISMPTEGMFSKTDVTQLTDAGKARLKTVADFLAKHPDQRVHIKGFTDDTPPPPDSRFKNNWEVSSLQAVSALRFLMSQGVPANRLTSTGLADLEPLFPNTSDENRARNRRLDFVLEVQVEG; encoded by the coding sequence TTGGACGCTAGCCAGGACGCCGTCGGCGAAGAACTGGACGCCCCTCCGGCGGGGCCGCCCATGGTGTGGCTCATCAGCCTGGCCGACCTGTCCATGCTGATGATGAGCTTCTTCATCTTTTTGTTTTCTCTCTCGACCAACAATCCGGACGGTGTCACCGAAACGCTGGAGAGCGTGCGCGACCGCCTGCGCACCGAATCCGCCGTCCCCAAGACCCCCGGCGCGCCCAGCAACAAGAAGATAATGGAGCAGGTCTCCATGCGCGAGCAGCTCATCCTGCGCCAGCGCCAGACCCACGAGGACCTCACCGCCTATTTCCTGGGGCGCGGCGAATCCATCATGCGCACCAAGCTGGACGGGCCGCGCCTGACCATCTCCATGCCCACCGAGGGCATGTTCTCCAAGACCGACGTCACCCAGCTCACCGACGCGGGCAAGGCAAGGCTCAAAACCGTGGCCGATTTTTTGGCCAAGCACCCGGACCAGCGCGTGCACATCAAGGGATTCACCGACGACACCCCCCCTCCGCCCGACTCGCGCTTCAAGAACAACTGGGAGGTGTCCTCCCTGCAGGCCGTGTCAGCCCTGCGTTTCCTGATGTCCCAGGGAGTGCCCGCGAACCGGTTGACATCCACCGGGTTAGCTGATTTAGAACCGCTTTTCCCCAACACGAGCGATGAAAACCGGGCGCGGAACCGCCGCCTGGATTTCGTCCTGGAAGTGCAGGTTGAGGGATGA
- a CDS encoding PilZ domain-containing protein produces the protein MKNKPLFTYEQSPGAPRKAYRARVPGLVARDCATQTVFPVNDISATGISLEDEAAALKVGDVLNIDVLLRDHVIITGLLAEVARRQDQVAGLKFTDLTQRQEERLDKLVLEVQKYTISKTKLYGSHIDDEHTT, from the coding sequence ATGAAGAATAAACCGCTTTTTACGTACGAGCAGTCTCCCGGAGCGCCCCGCAAGGCATACCGCGCCAGGGTTCCGGGGCTTGTAGCTCGGGACTGCGCCACCCAGACGGTGTTCCCGGTCAACGACATCAGCGCCACCGGGATATCCCTCGAGGACGAGGCGGCGGCCCTGAAAGTGGGAGACGTGCTGAACATCGATGTCCTTCTCAGGGACCACGTCATCATCACGGGGCTTCTGGCCGAGGTGGCCAGACGCCAGGACCAGGTGGCGGGGCTTAAGTTTACGGACCTGACGCAGCGCCAGGAGGAACGGCTGGACAAGCTGGTGCTCGAGGTCCAAAAATACACCATCTCCAAGACCAAATTGTACGGGAGCCACATTGACGACGAGCACACGACATAA
- a CDS encoding acetyl-CoA carboxylase biotin carboxylase subunit family protein, giving the protein MRIIQACRKLGLDFVCVHTREDEASGHLTLARELGGQVLRISSYHDANEIMAAADHAGATAIHPGYGYFAEDYRFARRVSERTRPMVWIGPSWRVIRTLGDKINTKRLARSLGVPTVPGSDRPVYDELEAEEIADSLFRFQAEQGIDQPRVLVKASAGGGGMGIEEVQNIDHFKTVYRRIRNYAKRQFHDEGVLIEQRILDFNHLEVQIAADRHGSIAHFGTRNCTIQSTGRQKRVEIAPGFAPDQIKYAFDAAKVIDDITKHSLAIAKEVGYDNVGTWEWIVTPAGQPFLMEVNTRIQVENGVSAAISRLKGQAGVDIIREQIRMGLGEPMGFTQEDITFEGIGIEYRIIAEDPANRFTPWVGRIDRFTPPSAPWASLHSQIPQDKPYVIPTEFDPNLALAIIWGKDLAEAKARGVEYLDRLVLEGQDQEGNPMKSNIAFLREKTADILVF; this is encoded by the coding sequence ATGCGAATCATCCAGGCCTGCCGAAAGCTGGGCCTGGATTTTGTTTGCGTCCACACCAGGGAGGACGAGGCCTCCGGGCATCTCACCCTGGCGCGCGAGCTCGGCGGGCAGGTGCTGCGCATCAGCTCCTACCACGACGCCAACGAGATCATGGCCGCGGCCGACCACGCCGGAGCCACGGCGATCCATCCCGGCTACGGCTACTTCGCCGAAGACTACCGCTTCGCCCGGCGCGTCAGCGAACGCACCCGTCCCATGGTCTGGATCGGCCCCAGCTGGCGCGTCATCCGCACCCTGGGCGACAAGATCAACACCAAGCGCCTGGCCCGGTCGCTGGGCGTGCCCACCGTGCCCGGCTCCGACCGCCCGGTCTACGACGAGCTCGAGGCCGAGGAGATCGCCGATTCCCTCTTCCGCTTCCAGGCCGAGCAGGGCATCGACCAGCCTCGCGTGCTGGTGAAGGCCTCGGCGGGCGGCGGCGGCATGGGCATTGAAGAGGTCCAGAACATCGACCACTTCAAGACCGTGTACCGGCGCATCCGCAACTACGCCAAGCGCCAGTTCCACGACGAGGGCGTGCTCATCGAGCAGCGCATCCTGGACTTCAACCACCTGGAAGTGCAGATCGCGGCCGACCGCCACGGCTCCATCGCCCACTTCGGCACCCGCAACTGCACCATCCAGTCCACGGGCCGCCAGAAGCGCGTGGAGATCGCCCCCGGCTTCGCCCCGGACCAGATCAAGTACGCCTTCGACGCGGCCAAGGTGATCGACGACATCACCAAGCACTCCCTGGCCATCGCCAAGGAGGTCGGCTACGACAACGTGGGCACCTGGGAATGGATCGTCACCCCGGCGGGACAGCCCTTCCTCATGGAGGTCAACACCCGCATCCAGGTGGAGAACGGCGTGTCCGCGGCCATCTCGCGCCTCAAGGGCCAGGCGGGCGTGGACATCATCCGGGAGCAGATCCGCATGGGCCTGGGCGAGCCCATGGGCTTCACCCAGGAGGACATCACCTTCGAGGGCATCGGCATTGAATACCGCATCATCGCCGAGGACCCGGCCAACCGCTTCACCCCCTGGGTGGGGCGCATCGACCGCTTCACTCCGCCCTCGGCCCCCTGGGCGTCGCTGCACTCCCAGATTCCCCAGGACAAGCCCTACGTCATCCCCACGGAGTTCGACCCCAACCTGGCCCTGGCCATCATCTGGGGCAAGGACCTGGCCGAGGCCAAGGCCCGTGGCGTGGAATACCTGGACCGGCTCGTGCTCGAGGGCCAGGATCAGGAGGGCAACCCCATGAAGTCCAACATCGCGTTCCTGCGCGAAAAGACCGCGGACATCCTGGTTTTCTAA
- a CDS encoding acetyl-CoA carboxylase carboxyl transferase subunit alpha/beta has protein sequence MDIEKSIQELADRLQYIRDIFGSRKSDDVALLSSKLEEFRSREAGASMAQKVKLLSQLEDLFVFVEKKLDPELTPMDRVRIVRHPQRITLKDILEFCYDNYTEIGGQDEYSIDPSMLIARAYITRRQGDKVHNQPVMVIGQEKGHGQEFRNGGSVKPWGNAKALQYMKVAETENIPIHTYVFTPGAFPVEDYPGAAQQIARNLYEMAALRVPVIACFSEGGSGGAEAIALADTRLMLSHGYYSVISPEGAGAIESGIRQGQRAPVELIEECAARLNITAEDNLRMGYVDRVVQEPPLGARPHHYDFFKRLRQEMMMATDEAMLSVKGMNFIRAKAIKRRKQAALADAESFFVRWSLDERAAERLVWKRYSKFRNMAKHACMDKTSVSRRVKDTLQQMSWSTYSYLRYEFLRTYGQKLSHLAEEAEAEVRVVAQRLLRPFKRTGARKVDTETIQKLTELSCAEDGICLDGEWEGAYLSPKAREDKAVTCPNAATHGCLDLWAPDLFGDFAGVCQYCGHHFPMEYQWVMNNVLDKDSVMEFNQDVEAANPLNYPGFDQKLEDAKKKLKLKSSCVTYEASIEGMKVVVGMLVAPFRGGTVGAAEGEKFIRALARARKKHYPFLAYVHGTAGIRIQEGTNGVIQMPRVTMAVRRYIEAGGLYLVLYDTNSYAGPVASFLGCSPYQFSVRSANIGFAGPGVIKETTGVDIPPDYHLAYNALARGHIQGIWDRREIRNNLVQAFQTIGGRNLYYR, from the coding sequence ATGGATATAGAAAAAAGCATTCAGGAGCTTGCCGACAGGCTCCAGTACATCCGGGACATTTTCGGATCACGCAAGTCCGATGACGTGGCGCTGCTCTCCTCGAAGCTCGAGGAGTTCCGCTCCCGCGAGGCCGGGGCGTCCATGGCCCAGAAGGTGAAACTGCTCTCCCAGCTGGAAGACCTCTTCGTCTTCGTGGAAAAGAAGCTGGACCCCGAGCTCACCCCCATGGACAGGGTGCGCATCGTGCGCCACCCCCAGCGGATCACGCTCAAGGACATCCTGGAGTTCTGCTACGACAACTACACCGAGATCGGCGGCCAGGACGAGTACTCCATCGACCCGTCCATGCTCATCGCGCGCGCCTACATCACCCGCAGGCAGGGCGACAAGGTCCACAACCAGCCGGTCATGGTCATCGGCCAGGAAAAGGGCCACGGCCAGGAGTTCCGCAACGGCGGCTCCGTCAAGCCCTGGGGCAACGCCAAGGCGCTTCAGTACATGAAGGTCGCCGAGACCGAGAACATCCCCATCCATACCTACGTCTTCACGCCCGGAGCCTTCCCCGTGGAGGACTACCCCGGAGCGGCCCAGCAGATCGCGCGCAACCTCTACGAGATGGCCGCGCTGCGCGTGCCCGTGATCGCCTGCTTCTCCGAGGGCGGCTCCGGCGGCGCCGAGGCCATCGCCCTGGCCGACACGCGCCTCATGCTCTCCCACGGCTACTACTCGGTCATCTCCCCCGAGGGCGCGGGCGCCATCGAATCGGGCATCCGCCAGGGCCAGCGCGCCCCGGTCGAGCTCATCGAGGAGTGCGCCGCCCGGCTCAACATCACCGCCGAAGACAACCTGCGCATGGGCTACGTCGACCGCGTGGTGCAGGAACCGCCCCTGGGGGCCAGGCCGCACCACTACGACTTCTTCAAGCGCCTGCGCCAGGAAATGATGATGGCCACCGACGAGGCCATGCTCTCGGTCAAGGGCATGAACTTCATCCGGGCCAAGGCCATCAAGCGCCGCAAGCAGGCCGCCCTGGCCGACGCCGAGTCCTTCTTCGTGCGCTGGTCCCTGGACGAGCGCGCCGCCGAGCGCCTGGTCTGGAAGCGCTACAGCAAGTTCCGCAACATGGCCAAGCACGCCTGCATGGACAAGACCTCCGTGTCGCGCCGGGTCAAGGACACGCTGCAGCAGATGTCCTGGTCCACCTATTCCTACCTGCGCTACGAGTTCCTGCGCACCTACGGGCAGAAGCTCTCGCACTTGGCCGAGGAGGCCGAGGCCGAGGTGCGCGTGGTGGCCCAGCGCCTGCTGCGCCCCTTCAAGCGCACCGGCGCCAGGAAGGTGGACACCGAGACCATCCAGAAGCTCACAGAGCTCTCCTGCGCCGAGGACGGCATCTGCCTGGACGGCGAATGGGAAGGGGCCTACCTGAGCCCCAAGGCCCGCGAGGACAAGGCCGTCACCTGTCCCAACGCCGCCACCCACGGCTGCCTGGACCTTTGGGCTCCGGACCTCTTCGGCGATTTCGCCGGCGTCTGCCAGTACTGCGGCCACCACTTCCCCATGGAATACCAGTGGGTCATGAACAACGTCCTGGACAAGGATTCCGTCATGGAGTTCAACCAGGATGTCGAGGCGGCCAACCCCCTCAACTATCCCGGCTTCGACCAGAAGCTCGAGGACGCCAAGAAGAAGCTCAAGCTCAAAAGCTCCTGCGTCACCTACGAAGCCTCCATCGAGGGCATGAAGGTGGTGGTGGGCATGCTGGTGGCCCCCTTCCGGGGCGGCACCGTGGGCGCGGCCGAGGGCGAGAAGTTCATCCGCGCCCTGGCCCGGGCCCGCAAGAAGCACTACCCCTTCCTGGCCTACGTGCACGGCACCGCGGGCATCCGCATCCAGGAGGGCACCAACGGCGTCATCCAGATGCCGCGCGTCACCATGGCCGTGCGCCGCTACATCGAGGCGGGCGGGCTCTACCTGGTGCTCTACGACACCAACTCCTACGCGGGCCCCGTGGCCAGCTTCCTGGGCTGCTCGCCCTACCAGTTCTCCGTGCGCTCGGCCAACATCGGCTTCGCCGGTCCCGGCGTCATCAAGGAGACCACCGGCGTGGACATCCCGCCCGACTACCATCTGGCGTACAACGCGCTGGCGCGCGGCCACATCCAGGGCATCTGGGACCGCCGCGAGATCAGAAACAACCTGGTGCAGGCCTTCCAGACCATCGGCGGCCGCAACCTCTACTACCGCTAA
- a CDS encoding biotin attachment protein, protein MQDVKAILEEIKASPYEEVEVLAPHTGVVEFKVSGQGAKVLAASGTWKEKPGTLLATLVRERNARNIHCTRKGEVQTVHAHLNGKFVEAGTPLMVLRHFFTKDEVTQLILKKVLFLFNAPERAKYYFAAETDKKVKVSGCQSIKVKDGMDLFIVSRMKREKGLSYSGPEGIIYATYFSHDQNVDAGQPLISVCPESQMDVIRDVVNRVQSDWEERD, encoded by the coding sequence GTGCAGGACGTGAAAGCCATACTCGAAGAGATCAAAGCCTCCCCCTACGAGGAGGTCGAGGTGCTCGCCCCCCACACCGGGGTTGTGGAATTCAAGGTCTCCGGACAGGGCGCCAAGGTGCTGGCCGCCAGCGGCACCTGGAAGGAAAAGCCGGGAACGCTCCTGGCCACCCTGGTGCGCGAGCGCAACGCCCGCAACATCCACTGCACCCGCAAGGGCGAGGTGCAGACCGTGCACGCCCACCTGAACGGGAAGTTCGTGGAGGCCGGCACGCCGCTCATGGTGCTGCGCCACTTCTTCACCAAGGACGAAGTCACCCAACTCATCCTCAAGAAGGTGCTTTTCCTGTTCAACGCCCCGGAGCGCGCCAAGTATTACTTCGCCGCCGAGACCGACAAGAAGGTCAAGGTGTCGGGCTGCCAGTCCATCAAGGTCAAGGACGGCATGGACCTGTTCATCGTCTCGCGCATGAAGCGCGAAAAGGGCCTCAGCTACTCCGGGCCGGAAGGCATCATCTACGCCACGTACTTCTCCCACGACCAGAACGTGGACGCGGGGCAGCCCCTCATCAGCGTCTGCCCCGAAAGCCAGATGGACGTGATCCGCGACGTGGTGAACCGGGTGCAGTCCGACTGGGAAGAGCGGGACTAG
- a CDS encoding formin-like protein 18 codes for MGKLLQVRVSAATIDPGKVEDAWPILSHLAYPPGHGYAPAQRGVLELVDTLHARLTAGDVPQAVAGRIRPGVEALTRQVESLREALASWQAEKAQLLTEKIEDALDDLEGQAGYR; via the coding sequence ATGGGCAAGCTCCTGCAGGTGCGCGTCAGCGCCGCAACCATCGATCCCGGCAAGGTAGAGGATGCCTGGCCCATCCTCTCGCACCTGGCGTATCCTCCGGGCCACGGCTACGCCCCTGCCCAGCGCGGGGTGCTGGAGCTTGTGGACACCCTCCACGCGCGGCTCACCGCCGGGGATGTGCCCCAGGCCGTGGCCGGGCGCATCCGCCCCGGGGTCGAGGCGCTCACGCGGCAGGTGGAGAGCCTGCGGGAGGCCCTGGCTTCCTGGCAGGCGGAAAAGGCCCAGCTCCTCACCGAAAAGATCGAGGACGCCCTGGACGACCTTGAAGGCCAGGCGGGATACCGCTAG
- a CDS encoding single-stranded DNA-binding protein — MAGSVNKVILVGRLGQDPKLTYLPSGQPAAEFTLATDESFKNREGQKEERTEWHRIKVYGKQAEVCANYLGKGRLVYIEGGLRTRSWEDQQGQKRYMTEVVVSGPGHTVQFMDSKGGGVEAAPMEGGYGGGEQRRQAPPRQQQYQQNNNRQQQQGRDDDLGPAFPSEASGMDDVPF, encoded by the coding sequence ATGGCCGGTAGCGTGAACAAGGTTATTCTCGTCGGCAGGCTCGGGCAGGACCCCAAGCTGACCTATTTGCCCTCTGGCCAACCCGCCGCCGAATTCACCCTGGCCACGGACGAATCCTTCAAGAACCGCGAGGGGCAGAAGGAAGAGCGCACAGAATGGCACCGCATCAAGGTGTACGGCAAACAGGCCGAGGTGTGCGCCAACTACCTGGGCAAGGGCCGCTTGGTGTACATCGAGGGAGGGCTTCGCACCCGCAGTTGGGAGGACCAGCAGGGCCAGAAGCGCTACATGACGGAAGTGGTGGTCTCGGGGCCCGGCCACACCGTGCAGTTCATGGATTCCAAGGGAGGCGGCGTGGAGGCCGCGCCCATGGAGGGCGGCTACGGCGGAGGCGAACAGCGCCGTCAGGCCCCGCCCCGGCAGCAGCAGTACCAGCAGAACAACAATCGCCAGCAGCAACAGGGCCGCGACGACGACCTGGGGCCCGCGTTTCCCTCGGAAGCCTCGGGCATGGACGACGTGCCTTTTTAG
- a CDS encoding DUF1259 domain-containing protein, which translates to MKSIILSVLVLLNCAPAALGQSGPWDEVEAALGRKGVEQGGVYKVAFPRMDLTVTRGKVRVLPGVALTSWMAFTGNKDRCMVMGDMALLDAEVQPVMAALFSSGIEISALHNHLTGTTPNILYLHFNGTGDPAKLAQGLRSALAATATPLGDAGFAPVEPAPDWNKVEKVLGTAGQKKGVLVQFSFPRKEPVLEGGMEIPTAMGMATAINMAMVGGKAEASGDFVLLAEEVNPVAKALLKHGIEVTAVHGHMLRESPRLFFMHFWGVGEPEKLARGLKAALDAAQSN; encoded by the coding sequence ATGAAAAGTATCATTCTTTCAGTACTGGTGCTTTTGAACTGCGCCCCGGCCGCACTGGGGCAATCCGGCCCGTGGGACGAAGTGGAGGCCGCGCTCGGCAGGAAAGGAGTGGAACAGGGTGGAGTCTACAAGGTCGCATTTCCGAGAATGGACCTCACGGTCACCAGGGGGAAGGTGCGCGTCCTGCCCGGGGTGGCCCTCACCTCCTGGATGGCTTTCACCGGGAACAAGGACCGGTGCATGGTGATGGGCGACATGGCCCTTCTGGATGCTGAGGTCCAACCGGTAATGGCCGCCCTTTTCTCCTCGGGCATCGAGATCAGCGCCCTGCACAACCACCTCACGGGCACCACCCCCAACATCCTCTACCTGCACTTCAACGGCACGGGCGATCCCGCCAAGCTGGCCCAGGGTCTGCGCTCGGCTCTGGCCGCCACTGCCACGCCTTTGGGCGACGCCGGCTTCGCTCCGGTCGAACCGGCTCCGGACTGGAACAAGGTGGAGAAAGTCCTGGGGACGGCCGGACAGAAGAAGGGCGTCCTCGTCCAGTTCAGCTTCCCCCGCAAAGAGCCCGTCCTGGAGGGAGGCATGGAAATCCCCACGGCCATGGGCATGGCCACGGCCATCAACATGGCCATGGTGGGCGGCAAGGCCGAGGCATCCGGTGATTTCGTGCTCCTGGCCGAGGAAGTAAACCCCGTGGCCAAGGCCCTGCTCAAACACGGCATCGAGGTCACCGCCGTGCACGGCCACATGCTCAGGGAGTCGCCCCGGCTTTTCTTCATGCACTTCTGGGGTGTCGGGGAACCGGAAAAGCTGGCCCGGGGATTGAAGGCCGCGCTGGATGCCGCACAGTCCAACTGA
- a CDS encoding universal stress protein translates to MGIDTILWPTDLSEGSFKSVRHVVSLAEKYNAKVVALYVAVDLCAYFPAYGNYPSPELIQQFQSWEMEEARRKLETICQGMLHGCPNLKVKLVRGNAAEEILKTAREEKAGLVVMTSRGQGLDKGPAEATGLGSVARQVLEKSTLPVQIVYP, encoded by the coding sequence ATGGGAATCGACACCATCTTATGGCCCACCGACCTTTCCGAGGGTTCGTTCAAGTCGGTGCGGCACGTAGTATCTCTGGCGGAAAAGTATAACGCAAAAGTGGTGGCCCTGTACGTGGCGGTGGACCTGTGCGCCTATTTCCCGGCCTACGGCAACTATCCGAGCCCGGAACTCATCCAGCAATTCCAAAGCTGGGAGATGGAGGAGGCGCGGCGCAAGCTCGAAACCATCTGCCAGGGCATGTTGCACGGGTGCCCCAACTTGAAGGTGAAGCTGGTACGGGGCAATGCCGCCGAGGAGATCCTCAAAACGGCCCGGGAGGAGAAAGCCGGGCTCGTGGTTATGACCAGCCGGGGTCAAGGCCTGGACAAGGGCCCGGCCGAGGCCACGGGCCTCGGGTCGGTGGCCCGGCAGGTGCTGGAGAAGTCCACGCTGCCGGTGCAGATCGTGTACCCCTGA